A region of Penaeus chinensis breed Huanghai No. 1 chromosome 38, ASM1920278v2, whole genome shotgun sequence DNA encodes the following proteins:
- the LOC125046241 gene encoding protein fuzzy homolog isoform X1 has translation MASWTLVGLWAPSGVPLFVRHTGHGKPPPYALIGSLNGVHVFGESHGVTLCTTRTQNASLTWKTYHDSIRLVLVRGSETTGDSSDSSLLDLMFASLVLLLGLDTVTSSTNIERLKRDIRPCFPLLDELLFRAVGGENHQGFSHLTGCAECVIPPEHHALQNEIEKFAESADSTYACVMMEGQVVSGTRNFWTLSHTELVLLPLLVTSNTFTVARDLPIYLPNKSPNVPFRMLVVQLTSHVSVVTLCGPTPSLADMIRSATSFWAPFYQVLEALSSLLPWNIAPALLTQLDNSVIGLLLVNYDHKRCVGCLHLSEDSRSRSLCVNKKSAALQSVYRSIIGPLLQPPAMPPEDFPTGLHPDHLPLESYVSTDSYKVYVLQSSPFHLLVLFPPALPIHIARQVSKRTLAVFTKGKTPRL, from the exons ATGGCGTCCTGGACGTTGGTGGGGCTCTGGGCTCCCAGTGGAGTGCCTCTGTTCGTGCGGCATACAGGACACGGGAAGCCG CCTCCATATGCTTTGATTGGTTCTCTAAACGGTGTACACGTTTTTGGTGAATCTCATGGAGTTACCCTGTGTACAACAAGGACTCAGAATGCCTCACTTACTTGGAAAACATATCATGATAG TATTAGACTGGTTTTGGTTAGAGGGAGTGAAACAACTGGAGATAGCAGTGACAGTAGCCTCCTGGACCTCATGTTTGCATCCTTAGTCTTGCTCCTTGGACTTGATACTGTGACCTCATCAACTAATATTGAGAGATTAAAACGAGATATCAGA CCTTGCTTCCCATTGCTGGATGAGCTTCTCTTCCGTGCAGTTGGAGGGGAAAACCATCAGGGCTTCTCTCATCTTACTGGATGTGCTGAGTGTGTTATACCTCCAGAACACCATGCACTACAG AATGAAATTGAGAAGTTTGCTGAAAGTGCAGATTCAACATATGCTTGTGTAATGATGGAAGGGCAAGTTGTCAGTGGAACACGAAACTTCTGGACTCTCTCCCACACTGAGCTGGTTCTATTGCCTCTCTTGGTGACTTCAAACACATTCACTGTAGCTCGAGATCTTCCCATTTATCTTCCAAACAAGAGTCCAAAT GTACCCTTCCGGATGCTAGTAGTTCAACTCACAAGTCATGTGTCAGTGGTGACACTTTGTGGACCAACTCCATCCTTAGCAGATATGATCAGGTCTGCCACCTCTTTTTGGGCCCCTTTTTATCAGGTGTTAGAAGCCCTTAGTAGTCTCCTGCCTTGGAACATTGCCCCAGCTCTACTGACACAGCTTGATAATTCTGTCATCGG actccTTTTGGTAAATTATGATCACAAGCGGTGTGTTGGTTGCTTGCATCTTAGCGAAGATTCAAGATCACGGTCACTATGTGTTAATAAGAAGAGTGCAGCCTTGCAGTCTGTTTATCGCAGTATAATAGGACCATTACTGCAACCACCAGCTATGCCACCAGAAGATTTCCCAACTGGG CTCCACCCAGACCACCTGCCTTTGGAGTCCTATGTTTCCACAGACAGTTATAAGGTTTATGTGCTCCAGTCATCTCCATTTCACCTTCTTGTCTTATTTCCACCAGCCCTTCCAATCCATATAGCCAG ACAAGTGAGCAAGAGGACATTGGCAGTTTTTACAAAAGGGAAAACTCCTAGACTCTAG
- the LOC125046241 gene encoding protein fuzzy homolog isoform X2, translating into MLLPPYALIGSLNGVHVFGESHGVTLCTTRTQNASLTWKTYHDSIRLVLVRGSETTGDSSDSSLLDLMFASLVLLLGLDTVTSSTNIERLKRDIRPCFPLLDELLFRAVGGENHQGFSHLTGCAECVIPPEHHALQNEIEKFAESADSTYACVMMEGQVVSGTRNFWTLSHTELVLLPLLVTSNTFTVARDLPIYLPNKSPNVPFRMLVVQLTSHVSVVTLCGPTPSLADMIRSATSFWAPFYQVLEALSSLLPWNIAPALLTQLDNSVIGLLLVNYDHKRCVGCLHLSEDSRSRSLCVNKKSAALQSVYRSIIGPLLQPPAMPPEDFPTGLHPDHLPLESYVSTDSYKVYVLQSSPFHLLVLFPPALPIHIARQVSKRTLAVFTKGKTPRL; encoded by the exons ATGCTGCTG CCTCCATATGCTTTGATTGGTTCTCTAAACGGTGTACACGTTTTTGGTGAATCTCATGGAGTTACCCTGTGTACAACAAGGACTCAGAATGCCTCACTTACTTGGAAAACATATCATGATAG TATTAGACTGGTTTTGGTTAGAGGGAGTGAAACAACTGGAGATAGCAGTGACAGTAGCCTCCTGGACCTCATGTTTGCATCCTTAGTCTTGCTCCTTGGACTTGATACTGTGACCTCATCAACTAATATTGAGAGATTAAAACGAGATATCAGA CCTTGCTTCCCATTGCTGGATGAGCTTCTCTTCCGTGCAGTTGGAGGGGAAAACCATCAGGGCTTCTCTCATCTTACTGGATGTGCTGAGTGTGTTATACCTCCAGAACACCATGCACTACAG AATGAAATTGAGAAGTTTGCTGAAAGTGCAGATTCAACATATGCTTGTGTAATGATGGAAGGGCAAGTTGTCAGTGGAACACGAAACTTCTGGACTCTCTCCCACACTGAGCTGGTTCTATTGCCTCTCTTGGTGACTTCAAACACATTCACTGTAGCTCGAGATCTTCCCATTTATCTTCCAAACAAGAGTCCAAAT GTACCCTTCCGGATGCTAGTAGTTCAACTCACAAGTCATGTGTCAGTGGTGACACTTTGTGGACCAACTCCATCCTTAGCAGATATGATCAGGTCTGCCACCTCTTTTTGGGCCCCTTTTTATCAGGTGTTAGAAGCCCTTAGTAGTCTCCTGCCTTGGAACATTGCCCCAGCTCTACTGACACAGCTTGATAATTCTGTCATCGG actccTTTTGGTAAATTATGATCACAAGCGGTGTGTTGGTTGCTTGCATCTTAGCGAAGATTCAAGATCACGGTCACTATGTGTTAATAAGAAGAGTGCAGCCTTGCAGTCTGTTTATCGCAGTATAATAGGACCATTACTGCAACCACCAGCTATGCCACCAGAAGATTTCCCAACTGGG CTCCACCCAGACCACCTGCCTTTGGAGTCCTATGTTTCCACAGACAGTTATAAGGTTTATGTGCTCCAGTCATCTCCATTTCACCTTCTTGTCTTATTTCCACCAGCCCTTCCAATCCATATAGCCAG ACAAGTGAGCAAGAGGACATTGGCAGTTTTTACAAAAGGGAAAACTCCTAGACTCTAG